The Sporomusa termitida genome has a window encoding:
- a CDS encoding EscU/YscU/HrcU family type III secretion system export apparatus switch protein, which translates to MTEQERDKVRKAVALTYDEDERLAPRVVAKGTGAVAGRILNAAQEHGIPVYQNKTLASMLMAVELDREIPPELYQAVAEVLAYIYRLDQRLGSKPR; encoded by the coding sequence GTGACTGAGCAGGAGCGTGACAAAGTACGGAAGGCAGTTGCTCTCACTTATGATGAAGATGAAAGACTGGCACCGAGGGTTGTGGCCAAAGGAACCGGTGCTGTTGCCGGGAGAATTCTAAATGCGGCTCAGGAACATGGGATTCCTGTTTATCAGAATAAAACACTGGCAAGTATGCTGATGGCTGTTGAGCTGGACCGGGAAATACCACCAGAACTGTATCAGGCAGTGGCAGAGGTATTGGCCTATATTTACCGTTTGGACCAGCGCCTGGGCAGCAAGCCGAGATAA
- a CDS encoding YraN family protein → MNHISIGDKGEQSAVVYLSKLGYKIIATKYRTKTGEIDIIAQDQDYVVFVEVKTRRSTSYGLPAEAVNLRKQQKIIKTALWYLHYRGLNNIVCRFDILEVYLLKGTIRYNHIINAFGS, encoded by the coding sequence ATGAACCATATTAGCATTGGTGATAAAGGGGAACAGTCGGCTGTAGTCTATTTAAGTAAATTGGGTTATAAAATTATTGCAACCAAATACCGCACTAAAACGGGTGAGATCGATATCATCGCCCAGGATCAGGACTATGTAGTTTTTGTCGAAGTAAAGACCCGGCGCTCAACCAGCTATGGACTGCCGGCCGAGGCTGTGAATCTTAGAAAGCAGCAAAAAATAATAAAGACGGCCCTCTGGTATTTGCATTACCGTGGTCTTAACAATATAGTCTGTCGGTTTGATATTCTGGAAGTATATTTGTTAAAGGGTACAATTCGTTATAATCATATTATAAATGCGTTTGGCAGCTAA
- a CDS encoding YifB family Mg chelatase-like AAA ATPase: MFAQTYGSTTLGLNGVLITVEVDIANGIPGFDIVGLPDAAVRESRERVRAAIKNSGFEFPGRRITVNLAPADIKKDSSGLDLPIAIGILAASGHINPGSCRCQVYAGELSLEGRLRGIAGLLSIAANCRGYNIAELVVARENAQEALLAGDLTVYAPPTLTELVAHLSGEKLLVPVTPEQPGYQANDGLEDFADVQGQLVAKRALEIAAAGFHNVMMIGPPGAGKTMLARRIPSILPAMTPQEALEVTKIYSVAGLLKNNMGLITNRPFRSPHHTVSTAGLIGGGSMPRPGEVTLSHNGVLFLDELAEFPRAILEVLRQPLEDGEVTIARVNATLSFPAKLMLITALNPCPCGFSSDPARDCSCTPGDIRRYQKKISGPLLDRIDISIHVPRLEYNDLVKDIPQESSAAIRRRVAAARLIQHQRLQHFGFYANAQMQHKHIKKICHLTAEAANLLKQAFSRMNLSARGYDRIIKVAQTIADLDEAGQIEARHIGEAIQFRNEFKTIASK; this comes from the coding sequence GTGTTTGCACAAACTTATGGCTCAACTACATTAGGGTTAAACGGTGTTTTAATAACAGTCGAGGTTGATATTGCCAACGGCATTCCCGGCTTTGATATAGTGGGTTTGCCTGATGCTGCGGTGCGTGAGTCGCGGGAACGGGTCAGAGCAGCCATTAAAAACAGTGGCTTTGAGTTTCCCGGCCGGCGAATTACCGTAAATTTGGCACCGGCTGATATTAAAAAAGACAGTTCTGGCCTTGATCTACCGATTGCAATCGGCATTTTGGCGGCAAGCGGCCATATTAACCCCGGGAGTTGCCGCTGTCAGGTCTATGCCGGTGAGCTTTCTTTGGAAGGCCGGCTGCGGGGCATAGCAGGGCTTTTGTCAATAGCGGCTAATTGCCGGGGGTATAACATAGCCGAATTGGTCGTGGCCAGGGAAAATGCCCAGGAGGCACTGCTGGCCGGGGATTTGACAGTCTATGCGCCGCCAACTCTGACGGAGCTTGTTGCCCATCTTAGCGGTGAGAAATTGCTGGTTCCAGTCACTCCGGAACAGCCCGGATACCAGGCAAATGACGGTCTGGAAGATTTTGCCGATGTGCAAGGGCAGCTTGTTGCCAAGCGGGCCCTGGAGATTGCTGCCGCCGGCTTTCACAATGTGATGATGATTGGACCGCCGGGGGCGGGCAAAACCATGCTCGCTAGGCGCATTCCCTCGATTTTGCCGGCTATGACGCCGCAGGAGGCGCTGGAAGTAACAAAGATTTATAGTGTCGCCGGATTACTAAAAAATAATATGGGGTTAATCACCAACAGGCCATTCCGTAGTCCCCATCATACGGTGTCAACGGCCGGGCTGATCGGCGGTGGCAGTATGCCCAGGCCGGGGGAAGTTACACTAAGTCATAATGGCGTCCTGTTTTTGGATGAGTTGGCTGAGTTTCCGCGGGCCATACTGGAAGTTCTCCGGCAGCCGCTCGAAGATGGCGAGGTTACTATTGCCCGGGTTAATGCCACTTTGTCCTTTCCTGCCAAGCTGATGCTGATTACAGCATTAAACCCATGTCCGTGCGGCTTTAGCTCAGATCCAGCCCGGGATTGCTCGTGCACACCGGGAGATATACGCCGTTACCAGAAAAAAATATCGGGACCGCTTTTAGACCGGATTGATATATCCATTCATGTGCCACGCCTTGAGTATAATGATTTAGTAAAAGATATACCTCAGGAATCGTCGGCTGCGATTCGCCGGCGGGTAGCGGCGGCGAGGCTGATACAACATCAGCGTCTGCAACACTTTGGCTTCTATGCTAACGCGCAAATGCAGCATAAACATATAAAAAAAATATGTCACCTGACAGCAGAAGCGGCGAATTTGCTTAAACAGGCTTTTAGCCGGATGAATCTCAGTGCCCGTGGTTATGACCGGATTATTAAAGTGGCCCAGACAATCGCTGATTTGGATGAGGCTGGACAAATTGAAGCAAGACACATTGGGGAGGCCATTCAATTCCGCAATGAATTTAAAACTATTGCCAGTAAATAA
- a CDS encoding helix-turn-helix domain-containing protein, which produces MFDKTLFGSRLRELRKLQEIPAQQVADAFEIHKASLSNLECGKKSPSIELAVALADYFNASLDYLVGRSDNPERR; this is translated from the coding sequence ATGTTTGATAAAACTCTATTTGGCTCTAGGCTTCGAGAACTCAGGAAATTACAGGAAATCCCAGCCCAGCAAGTAGCCGATGCTTTTGAAATTCACAAGGCCAGTTTGAGTAATTTAGAATGTGGAAAGAAATCTCCTAGTATTGAACTGGCTGTTGCCCTAGCTGACTACTTTAATGCCAGCCTGGATTATTTGGTAGGCCGGTCAGACAATCCGGAAAGGAGATGA
- a CDS encoding type II toxin-antitoxin system HicB family antitoxin, translating into MRDSYIYPAIFEKSLQGKYGVSFPDLPGCISIGDNLQHAHEMAKEALGLHLWGMERDGDDIPAPSSIDSIELAGGEVIGLIEVWMLPIRAELDNRAVKKTLTIPRYLNDIAEKQNVNFSKVLQSALKDHLGLHAKKKPIKKQP; encoded by the coding sequence GTGCGTGATTCTTATATTTATCCGGCAATCTTTGAGAAATCGCTACAAGGTAAATACGGCGTTTCTTTTCCCGATCTCCCCGGTTGTATATCAATAGGCGATAATCTCCAGCATGCTCATGAAATGGCTAAAGAAGCATTAGGACTTCATCTCTGGGGAATGGAGCGCGACGGTGATGATATTCCCGCACCGTCCTCCATTGATAGCATCGAATTAGCAGGCGGCGAAGTAATCGGCCTAATTGAAGTCTGGATGCTGCCGATTCGGGCTGAGCTTGACAATCGTGCTGTCAAGAAAACCCTTACTATTCCTCGCTATCTCAATGATATAGCAGAAAAACAAAATGTGAATTTCTCCAAAGTACTGCAGTCTGCGTTAAAAGACCATCTCGGTTTACATGCTAAGAAAAAACCTATAAAAAAACAGCCTTAA
- a CDS encoding type II toxin-antitoxin system HicA family toxin codes for MPMKVREILKLLKQDGWYEVEQEGSHRQFKHPVKKGKVTVPVHGKNDDLTPRTEKSILKQAGLI; via the coding sequence ATGCCGATGAAAGTCAGAGAAATACTTAAACTCTTAAAACAAGATGGCTGGTATGAAGTAGAACAGGAAGGCTCACATCGGCAGTTTAAGCATCCTGTTAAAAAAGGCAAGGTTACGGTGCCTGTTCATGGCAAAAACGATGACCTGACGCCTAGAACGGAAAAATCAATACTAAAACAAGCAGGGCTTATTTAA